The stretch of DNA TGATCTTCACCTCTTTGTCATTCCATTCATGGTAGCGCACATGTTTCTTCTCATCAACCACCCAAGTCTTTATTTTGCACATAATGTCCTGTTTCAGACAGACAGGGGAGAAAGGATTTGAGTAAGAGTTGCATTTGTACAGGCCATATGATGTGTACAGATATGGGGGATTCTAATGTTTGCACCAGACTCACATATTCAGGCTTGAGTTTCTTGTCTCCGCCCCTCACAGCAGTTTTCTCCAGCTTATCAATAATTGGCCCGATCATTTCCTCATCCTTCAGCCTGAGCTCTTCATGAATAATCTCAATGTCCCGCACTGGGTCAACACATCCCTCCACATGGATGATGTCTTCATCCTCAAATGCCcctgcagatgcacacacaaacatgcttaTCAGTTGTAGCATTTTTCACAGTGTTCTTCTATTATCTTcattcacaaacacactgcCCACCCTGTGGACAAGGGTATTTTACAACACTCCTAAAACACACCAGGGCAGGATTATTACACAAACAactaagctttttttttcataagcACAAGGTCAGAAAAGACAGACTGTTGCACATTCCTGTACAACAGACACTGTACCCCCGTGTGAAGtaagtagtggtagtggtaaaGGCTTACAAATTGAGTACCAACTTACGCGTCATGTGGAAGATGCCATCGCAGGCACTGATGTGAGAGAGGAAAGCATTGCCCAATCCCTGTCCTGCATGAGCTCCCTTCACCAGGCCAGCAATGTCCACTACATTCAGAAAGGCTGGGACTTTACtgcacaaagacagagaaaggaATGTGAATGGCAGGTACTTAACAAAGATACAATAGTGGATGCATTTCACTGTAGTAGTTTTATGCATGTGGATGCATTAATCTATGCTAATTATGCTAGTTGTATTCATTTGTCTGCTGTTGTGCAATTTACAGTGATACAGCAGTAAACACAATGCAAGTATGGTGATAACATAGATCAAAAATTGCTGAAAGAGTGCGATTGGTGTAGCTCTTCCCGTGGCACACTGGGGTTTGCTTCCCCAGGCAGGCAAGCCCACCACGGTACACCAACAAGATGTAGATTTTCCTACacgtgtaacatgattcaaatgattTGAATAGATTTGGATTGAGGgtgtcagccaaatgccatacaGATTATCTGCAAATTGATTAGGAGGTATGACCATTCCACAGTACTGTACACATTTTGCACTGTACAGAACATATTATAGTCTTAGTCAGTCCCTTGTTTTGTTATTAAAAATTGCTGTGCAGTACAAAAAGCAGTGTTACCGGTTACAGTACTTATGCAAGCTAGGCAAGATCAGGAATTTCAACTATTAATGATTCCTGTCAGTGACTACTGCATGTGTAGGTAAGGAGCAGATACCTGGCAGGCTTGTGGTACTGGCAGAGAAAGTCATAGCGCTCGTCTGGAATGGGCACACGACTCTCGTTGGGGTCGATGGTGCAGAAGGGGAAATTCTCGGCTGCTGCCTGACTCTTTGTCAGCACGTTGAAGAACGTAGATTTGCTGAAATTGCATTCACAAAAAGCACTGATTCACACCAAAAGCAAGAGGTATgtaacatacagtactgtgtaaaagCTATAAAAGCTCCTCTGGCCAGTAAGTGcgtatttgctcagtaaaataCTAATAACggaataaacacaaacaatatTCATACATGGGCGTGTAGTATTATTCATAGTTCTCATCATATCAACACTAGatttggtaaatcagggcttaatgatgataaatcaggtgagctggtgatggaactgAATACATGCACATGCTGGCTGGGAGCATCCAGGAGAAAACTGGTACCAAattttgttcttcaaactagctcacaagataaactactttcttcagaatgagaaattcTTACTTTTTGCTGTACTTATGTTAACCTGCTTCTCTTCTAATGTGCTCTGGAGTTTCTACAGAAAAAACTACGGTATTGCTGAGATACATGGATTTATATAATTGTGTTCAGAGTGCCTAAAACCTCTAAACAGCATTGTACCATGCAATACACCTCATGCAAACTTGGAAACCAATTCCTAGTGCTAATCAGTAATCACTTATATGAATATATCTGTAGCATCCAAGTGTCATATCACATGACATGATTACATAACCTTACACATAGAAAAAGGGCCTGGCCAAATGACATATACTTAGAGACACATACAGACAAAACCACAGCAAATACCATTAATCTCATTACTGACATCACAGAATCTCAGGTAAACACAATGTGCACCATTCAAATATAATCTCTTATGACAGGGACATGGCATAGATCCATACAGTTAAGAGATgtgtgtaataacagtgtaatgaTTAGAACTGACAGAACAAGCTTTCTGCAGGACTGAGAATGAAACTTACCCCACATTTGGTAATCCCACTATTCCAATTTTCAGTGAAGTCCCAAAACGTCCGATCAGAGGGGGTGGCTTTGGTCCATCTCCTGCCTTCTTCGGGGGCATCTGTAACAAAATTCACACACCTCTCAATTTCACATGGCATGACACAGCACCACAACCAGCTCAGTCTCCCCCTCCCCAGACACCACCACACCTTTTTGGGAGCCATGACTGAATAATTTCAGCACACTGTCATTcagaaatgtgtattttttcACATAGGTCGCAGGTAAGGTGGGTTTCTCCTCCTAACTGCTGTAATCCGGTCTGGTTGCCATTCCCCCACAGAGGCAAGGCAGCGAGTGGCAGAGTCCCAGAATAGCAGCTGCATGAGTGAGGGGTGTAAACTGACCAGCCCGGCCTCATCACGGCTAAATATAACTCCAATCCCGTCCAGATAACCAGAAGATGTATCACATAAGCGCTGTAATATCACTGCAACACTACCCACCGCGTCTGTTCTTAGACAGAGCCTTTTCTGCCTCTGACACACTGCCAAACCCAGCCGTTCACACACGTAGAGCACTGCCAGCCACCAGCTAGCTTCACACCCCATTCATTTCTAcacagttagcatgttagcttgccGGCCCCCTGCACAAATATAGCATAAACAGCCCGCATATTTCACAACAGATGTTCCATACCGAGTCGTAAAGTGagtgtgaaggtgtgtgtgtttatatcaCCTTGAATTAACGCTCTTTGCGAGTGTGTTGGAATAATTTCGCAGTGCTCACACACTGCACGCTTTACACACTTCAGCCGACGGCACGAAAAGAAAAAGCCAGGCGGAAGCGCAGAAAGATTCAGCGCCCTGATTGGACGAAACGAGCCGGGACGGAGCGACGCAGAGGAAACCGTCACGGTGCTTCTGTGAGGTGGCGTGTTCCAGAAACCAGCAAGCTGGAATAGCTAGTTTACAACAACTAACTagataactaactaactaactatatatatacatatacatacatacatacatatatatatatatatatatatatatatacatacatatatatatatatatatacatacatacatatatatatatatatacatatatatatatatatatatatatatagagagagagagagagagagagagagagagaaagagatagatagatatagctAGAGTTATTAGATAGATAGGTTactagatatatagatatatgggTAACTAGATAGGTAGCTAGATAGCTGactagatagatatatagaaatCTAGCTGGATATGTTACTAGATAGATAGCTAACTAGGTATATGGgtagttagatagatagctgactagatagatatatagaaatCTAGCTGGATATGTTACTAGATAGATAGCTAACTAGGTATATGGGTAACTAGATAGGTAGCTAGATAGCTGactagatagatatatagaaatCTAGCTGGATATGTTACTAGATAGATAGCTAACTAGGTATATGGGTAACTAGATAGGTAGCTAGATAGCTGACTAGATAGCTATATTGGCAGCTAGATTGATAACTAACGAGATAGATAGAAATCTAGCTGGATAGGTCACTACATAGATAGACAATTAGCTACATAGCTAAGTGTATATAGGGGtaactagatagatagctaaCTAGGTATATGGgtagttagatagatagctgactagatagatagatagaaatctAGCTGGATAGGTTACTAGATAGATAGCTACATAGCTAACTAGATTTTTAggtaactagctagctagctacatagcTAACTATATATATGGGTAACTAGATAGCTAACTAGGTATATGGGTAACTAGATAGCTAACTAGGTATATGGGTAACTAGATAGGTAGCTAGATAGCTGactagatatatagatagaaatCTAGCTGGATATGTtactagatagatagacagatagctaCATAGCTAACTATATATATGGGtaactagatagatagatagctaacTAGGTTTATGggtagctagatagatagctgGATTAGATAGAGCTGTGGAGGGATGTATGAAGTAAGATGACATTTTTTGgatgataaaaaaagacaaaatgtttGTAACAAtgaattatttgtatttgttcttTGTGAAATCAACATAGGCTCACAGTTATACATACAGGGTTAAATACATATGTATACccacttagattattaattcagtggtgctgaaagttccaaaTTACCTTTCAAAAGAACTTTCCAAGTCCAAGGGCTCTTAACTCTTAGTCAGTGATCATGAtcgactacagctggtagcttctctgcaCTCACATAAAAACGCGGGGATAAAATCTGACTGACTTCAAGATCATTGGTTCAAGCAAACggtcaccctcagctgagaggaaattggttAGAATAGTCAGGACCAACCTAAGAACCACCAAGAAAGAGGCCTGCCACTGGACGCTGCTGGAATACCAGTGCCACAGTAAAGTAAGAGGCTGCTGTCCAAGACAGAAGCCCCTGCTGCAAAATCTACACCTGAGCTCGACTAAATTTTGgagctgaccacatggacaaggaaaaagccttctggaggaCTGTTTTATGGttagatgagacaaagattgagttTTTTGGTGACAATAACCAGATTACCAAATTAGAATTTTTGGCATAGCCTCAAACCATTAGCTAGACAGTTAAAACATGGGTGTTTTAACAGGACAATGAAAATTGTGtttcaacaggacagtgaccctgATGATCTTTGCAAAATGCTGACCACAATCCTAACAACAATATGCGTGTCTGAAAGCCAGGTCTGTACCATTTAATTTAACTCTACCAGTACTTCCAAGAAGGGGGGGGTCAAACATCAAACTACAATTCTGGCAggagcttgttgatggctaccaaaagtgtctggtcaaggtgcaacgTCTTTATTGGAACATTATTTTTTAGGAATCAGTGTATTGTTTCGAAAAGTATCATGGCAGACATGAGCAAGATTGTCAatgtacataaaataaaataaaaagtaggAAAAGCAGTTTTCTGCAGTGGGATATTTATTGCATATTTTCAGAAACAACTGAGTCAACATGAacaaatacatgttaaataAGGTCCCTGCTCATGGCTGAAACCTTTTATTCCACTTTTGAATGCAAGGTCATTTCAGTAAAACAACATACCATTCTTACTTGTGCAAACTGATATCCTAAAACTGATATTGTGCAGAGCCAGTTCTTGAATATCAAAGGAAACATGCAATAGCAGGCACAGAAATGGGGCTGCAAACTggacagcagacagcagggctGGGGTCAGTTCATGAAGGGATCAAGTCATACTCAGCTCCAACAACTTGAACACAAATAGAACTAGGAAACGGACCTAAATAAACCACAAAAAGCAGATTGTCACTTTAAACCCaaactggcttcctgtagtCTGAGTAGGTGGGAGAAATTTGACAATGATAACCAGAAACTGCATCATAAAGTACCTCATAAATAATGTCACAATGCATACCTCCTTATAAACTTAATAACACCATACTCATATACTTGTAACATCTCATCACAGCTAGACACAATAAATGTTCAAGAGTGCAATCATAGTCTGAGCACATTTCACCAATAACAGAGCACCAGACTTTGCAGTCTTTTTTTCCACAAGATCAAATACACAACATCTGTACATTTTGCCTCTTATATGGTTTTCAAGAAGATAATTTCATCTGCTCTAACCCTCAGAGACCCTACAGCACCACTATGACCACTATCAATCCTGTCATCTTCATTACTGCCCTTCTTTCCCCAATATTCACATATTTGTGTGGCTTTATGAACCAAAATCAGACAGAACTGACCATTTAACTTCTTGTTATCCCTTTTGTTGTACTGCGCTTTTCAGACTGATATGAAAATGACCGCTGTTCTAATTGGCTCCCATACAGGACAGCAGTACATGCTAAAACACTCAATACAATTTTCAATACAAAAGTACGCCAAGTTCGGACTGGTGTACTTGGTAGTACTGACTTGGCAACAACAGCCTAGTgcataatgcattctgggatatctCGGGAATTTggactgtacttggctagatGTGAACTTTTGAATGGAGCAGTACTTAGGCTGCAACTAATGACAAGTCAACAGGAACTTCAGACAGGTGCGCAGGTTGGGAATCGGCCCTTGTATctgcagtgtgaatgggtggggccaaactattgtaggctgaatgaactgatatacagtaaatgttttttttttttttgtaacttcAAAACAGGAAAGGAACTAGGGGAGCGAATGGCACCTCTTGAAACGTAAAAGGGTTTAACTACTAGATCAAATATTTAGATAACAGATTTTTCTGTGACATGAGCCCTTTAATACTCTGAATTGTACAGCTTGGCCCAAACTCATGATTCATTCTTCAGTCCCTACATATGTAGTGATtcaaaagaataaataaatagatagataaataatataaatttttGTAGGGTTGTGGTGCCACCAGTACAGATTGCAATATTGCACAGGtaagagggaagaatggatttgGCAAATAAGACCCCAGCAAATtatggatgcaaatgtcaaaccatctgtttTCAGGCTGGAGATCCAAAACACACTTCAAAATCCACCACGGACTCCCAAAAGAGATGCAAagttaagcttttggaatgaaACTCACACAGTCCCCCGACCCAAATATCATAGACCTGTTTGTGAATAGACCTTAAACAAGTGCGTGCAAGACGACCAAAGAACAGACTTATTGAAAGTGAGGAGAACATTCACACTCCCAAGAAATTAGGATTTCTGCGAAAGGAGGTGTTAATCCTCCTGATTGTGTAAGATGCCAAACTCAGGGTTCCCACTCTTTTTAGAAAAACACTTTCCAGTTTCCAGGACATACATCAAACAAGAGTAATTAGACCTCTCAGTATAAACTGTTTTTACACATACAGTTACTGGATGTTCTTTTTAACACCTATTACTATAcagaatctttaaaaaaaaaaaaaaaaaaaggaaatcccTCTGAAAATCATTTGATGATAAATAGGGCATCAGTGGCTAATTATGGAATCTCACAGGCCTAACATCTCAACTTTTCCATGATCTTACAAGCAATCCCAGGACATTTTTGTAACTATTTTCTAATTTCTTAAAGAGTTTCCATGACTGGAAAAAGAGTCTCaatttccaggttttccagatTTCCCAGGATGCGTGGGAACCCTCAAACGTTTTGCACAGGTCACATTGctgaaaattattaaaatgttatgaAGGACCaattaaatgttttatgtttgattagctacagaggctgtgttaCTTCAAACTACTACAAATGTGACAAAATGTAGTCTTTGGCCAAGGGTGTCTAAAATTTCTGTATGTTGTTTGAGAGTATATAAAGAGTATATAGACTCTTTATGGTAAGTGGCTTCCAAAGAGCAAGAAAACAAGAAACCAGGTCACTCTAGGGTCTCTGAGAGTTAAAGGCCAGTTCTTATAAGCATTTAGTGTTAAATAATATGAGGTCTGTTAGCTGGAGAAATGTCTGAATCTGAATACTTCTAGTGTAAATGTCTTGTTCTATTGGCAGACAACACATTATAGATTTAAAAGAAGACTTCAATTTAGTAAAAACATCTCGAAAAACAAGGCATCTCATCATCCAAATATTAGTTTTTTAACACTGCAGATTTCGTAGATGAACTGGTCATGAATGGTCAAGTTTTAAAATCAGATCTGATCCCAACCCTGCCACACAGAAAATACAGCAACTCTCAGCAGATATTTCAAACATAATATTGTCCAGATCATATCTCTTTACAAACATTAGCTTTGTCCTTAACAAATCCATCAGACCTGTAGTCACAGATGATGCTGTTGTGCGATTTAGTAACTGAACATACAGTAAATGTAAAGGTATCGTCGTCACAAAGCCACAAAGGTTCACATAGGTTCAAGTTGCCTGCCCTCTGCAGACCGTGGGGGAAGGTGAGTGTAACTGAAAGGAGATACAAAGACAGACCTGATTCCCTGTTAAGTTTGGCATGCCGTGCAACAGAATTCAAGTAGCACAATTTCCAGAGTTGGACAAAACAGCGGTTCGATTCACAGTCGAGTTCTGCTCAGTGGCTTCGGACCGGTCACATAAATCAAGTGACATCACGCAGCATTTGGGGGTCCTCTGCTTCCATCGTCCAAAAGGCATGACCACTGGTCTAGTCACAGGTATCCAGCTTGAGATGCTAAAAGAGCAAGGCCACACCACTGTTCTTGACCACACCCATCCCACAGCAGCCAATTCACCAGCTTGTTGCCCAAGAATCAACCAGCGCACCTGTCAATCAAAGCAAGGATTCACCCACTGGTCCTGAGAGAGATTCAGATGATCCACTGAGAGTGCaagggaaagagaagaaaggggggaaaaaggaaacaacacagagaaaaaaaagacaagacaaaaaGGACAAGAACACACAGGAGAGGTGTGTTATAAAGTTCATGCAATAGGTGCAAGTGAAAGAAAggaaatgcattattattattattattttaaaattagcATATCATGACATGGTCTCTGGTCTCAGGAGTGAGAGTCCAAGTTTAGTCTTGGGTCTCTGAGGTCCAAGCTGAGTGTTGAGTCTGAGTGAGATCCTAAGTTGTCTTAAGTCTCTAATGTGAGAGTCTGAATTAAATGTTGAATCATTAAGGTGCAAGTCCAAGTCTAGGCATGCACAGATCTGATATTagggaaccgatcctttcactttaatttgtttgtGTGAATCTGCACtaaatgtacaaataaataaatgtacatttatatatgtgtgttaatttgttatattaagtaatgtttaaggcaatcctgatgccttaagtctctcccacatatGGTGAGGTGtacggtttattaattaattagtttatTAATGGTATCAGATTGGTATTGGGTATCGAcggatatgcaaagtttatgtatcataTCGGTATCGAAACTGAAAAAGccagatcagtgcatccctatcCAAGTCAAGCCTTGAATCTCTGAGGTTAGAGTCTGATCAAGCCTCTAGAGTCCAAGttgagtcacaagtctctaGATAGCTTCAGTCACTGAGGAGAGAGTCTGAGTTACGCCTTGAGTGTATGAGGTGCGAGTCATAGTTGAGTGTTGAGCCTGAGTGAGAGTCTAAGTTGAGTCTCTTGAGTCTTGAGTTTCGGGAATACATGGCTACACTGAAACTCAAGTTTCTGGACTGTAAGTTAAGTCTCCAGTCTCTGGGGTGCGAATCAGAgacgagtcttgagtctctgggaggAGAATCCGAGTTAAGTCTCGAGCCTCTGGAATACATGTCCAAGTTAAATCTCTCCTTTAGTTTCTGGACGGTAAGCCAGTAAGTCAAGTCGAGAGTCTCAGGGATGAGAATCCGTGTTGAGCCCCAAATCTAGGGTGAGCATCCTACTCGAGTCGGGTGACATGACAACATTTTCTCCCAACCATTACAACCTTTATCTTTATTATAAACTAATTATGACTTATGATAAACACAAGGATGCATTCTCTGTAAACATACCACacctcctgaaacacacacacacacacacacacacacacacacacacacacacacacacacacacacacacacacacacacacacacacagtgttgaaTTCACATGTTAACACCCACAAACAAACCTTCTCTTGTGCACAATGTCCTGCACACACTGATTTTTGTGGTAGCGGACAAACTGTGTGCAGGTCAGTCGAATCTCTTCAGGAACAGCGGCTGGACCACAGTTCTCTTCCTGACCTCCAACCCAAAGTGCTGCCAgcctgcgcacacacacacacacacacacacacacacacacacacacacacacacacacacacacacacacacacacacacacacacacacacaccaccaacagTTTAACACACATAGGCCATGTAGGCCATTAAGGATCTAAACACTGCACATGTTTTGCTTTGACAAACATGACCCTCCTTTTTCCTGAACACTTACCTCTTTTTGAATGGCAAGATGATGAGATGCTCATCCAGCCCAAATATCCCAAACGAAATCAAACCCTGATGGACGGAGTTCATATTACTTACAAAAACCTTGTGC from Salminus brasiliensis chromosome 7, fSalBra1.hap2, whole genome shotgun sequence encodes:
- the ola1 gene encoding obg-like ATPase 1; this translates as MPPKKAGDGPKPPPLIGRFGTSLKIGIVGLPNVGKSTFFNVLTKSQAAAENFPFCTIDPNESRVPIPDERYDFLCQYHKPASKVPAFLNVVDIAGLVKGAHAGQGLGNAFLSHISACDGIFHMTRAFEDEDIIHVEGCVDPVRDIEIIHEELRLKDEEMIGPIIDKLEKTAVRGGDKKLKPEYDIMCKIKTWVVDEKKHVRYHEWNDKEIEVLNKYLFLTSKPMIYLVNLSEKDYIRKKNKWLVKIKEWVDAHDPGALVIPFSGGFESKYQDMSDEEKQKFCDDNKTQSVLTKIIKSGYAALQLEYFFTAGPDEVRAWTIRKGTKAPQAAGKIHTDFEKGFIMAEVMKFVDFKEEGSESAAKAAGKYRQQGRNYIVEDGDIIFFKFNTPNQPKKK